One window of the Bubalus kerabau isolate K-KA32 ecotype Philippines breed swamp buffalo chromosome 9, PCC_UOA_SB_1v2, whole genome shotgun sequence genome contains the following:
- the LOC129659905 gene encoding trace amine-associated receptor 8-like: MASNPSQFETVQLCYESSNRSCIKSPYLPASWVILYTGFSFGSLLAIFGNFLVMTSAFSSSLQAAAFASQFLDRLSGLRGLSGGSDPDALQHGQVRGELLVLWSPICALHSSCDVAFCYSSLFHLCFISIDRTGS, translated from the exons ATGGCCAGCAATCCTTCCCAATTTGAAACCGTGCAGCTCTGCTATGAGAGTTCGAACAGATCTTGTATTAAATCTCCTTACTTGCCTGCATCTTGGGTGATTCTGTACACAGGGTTTAGCTTCGGGTCTTTATTGGCTATCTTTGGAAACTTCTTGGTGATGACTTCAgccttcagttcttcacttcaagCAGCTGCATTCGCCAGCCAATTTCTTGATCGCCTCTCTGGCCTGCGCGGACTTTCTGGTGGGAGCGACCCTGATGCCCTTCAGCATGGTCAGGTCCGTGGAGAGCTGCTGGTACTTTGGAGCCCGATTTGTGCCCTTCACAGTTCCTGTGATGTGGCATTTTGTTACTCTTCTCTCTTCCACTTGTGCTTCATCTCCATTGACAG GACTGGGTCCTGA
- the LOC129619426 gene encoding trace amine-associated receptor 7a-like, translating to MSSASPSAAAVQLCYEHLNGSCVKTPYSPGPRLILYTVFIFGAVLAVFGNLLVMISILHFKQLHSPANFLITSLACADFLVGVTVMPFSTVRSVESCWYFGESYCQLHSCFNGSFSYASIYHLCFISLDRYIAVTEPLVYPTKFTVSVSGMCIVFSWLFPIIYTFSLLGTGANAAGLEDLVSALTCVGGCQIAVNQNWVLVNFLLFFIPTLVMIVLYSKIFLIAKQQARKIESLSNKPGRCSDSFQDRAAKRERKAARTLGVAVLAFLVSWLPYFLDSIIDAFLGFITPTYVYEILVWIAYYNSAMNPLIYAFFYPWFRKAIKLIITGKVLRENSSTINLFSE from the coding sequence ATGAGCAGTGCGTCTCCTTCTGCTGCAGCTGTGCAGCTCTGCTACGAGCACCTGAACGGATCCTGTGTGAAAACCCCCTACTCACCAGGTCCCCGCCTCATCCTGTACACAGTGTTCATCTTTGGAGCTGTGCTGgctgtgtttggaaacctcttgGTAATGATTTCCATTCTGCACTTCAAGCAGCTGCATTCTCCAGCCAATTTCTTGATCACCTCCCTGGCCtgtgcagacttcttggtgggaGTGACTGTGATGCCCTTCAGCACAGTGAGGTCCGTGGAGAGCTGCTGGTACTTTGGGGAGAGTTACTGTCAACTCCACTCTTGTTTTAATGGGTCATTCTCTTACGCTTCCATCTACCACTTGTGCTTTATCTCTCTGGACAGGTACATTGCCGTCACTGAGCCCCTGGTCTATCCAACAAAGTTCACCGTGTCTGTTTCTGGCATGTGTATTGTCTTCTCTTGGCTCTTTCCCATTATTTATACTTTTTCCCTTCTTGGCACAGGAGCAAATGCAGCTGGACTGGAGGATCTAGTAAGTGCTCTCACCTGTGTGGGAGGCTGTCAAATTGCAGTGAATCAAAATTGGGTATTGgtgaattttctattatttttcatccCCACCCTTGTGATGATAGTTCTTTACTCCAAAATTTTCCTTATTGCTAAACAACAGGCTAGAAAAATTGAGAGTCTGAGCAATAAGCCTGGGCGATGCTCAGACAGCTTCCAAGACAGAGCGgccaagagggagagaaaggcagCGAGAACACTGGGCGTCGCAGTGCTAGCGTTTCTGGTCTCCTGGCTGCCTTACTTCCTGGATTCCATCATTGATGCCTTCCTAGGTTTCATCACTCCCACATATGTTTATGAAATATTGGTTTGGATTGCTTATTATAACTCAGCTATGAACCCCTTGATTTATGCTTTCTTTTATCCTTGGTTTCGAAAAGCCATCAAACTCATCATCACAGGCAAAGTCTTGAGAGAGAATTCCTCaacaataaatttgttttctgagtAG